The following nucleotide sequence is from Diospyros lotus cultivar Yz01 chromosome 3, ASM1463336v1, whole genome shotgun sequence.
CggttaaaacaattttgtaaaTCATGTCCtctatattctataaatagaagggcgTGGGGGTCTCATTTTGCATTCGGTTTTTGCGATCTATCTTGTGGGAAGAGTATGTGTTGTGTATGTATGTGAGAGGAAAGAGTTTCTTTGTAATCTTCGGGTAATGCTTGGTCTGGTAATAGGGCTGAGGGTTTGTTTACAACATATGTAATCttgtatttcaaatttcaagatagtgaagagcAAGGTCATACtagtctggatgtaggttctCTTTCAAGAgttccgaaccaggataaatccttTGTTTTGTGGGTGAGTGTTTGTGATTCTGTGTTGGTTCTTGtgtttctaattttctgttctAAGTCGAGAGTGAGAGGTTGTGTTTGTCTTGAGAGGAAATTGAGTGTGTTGGCGAGAACTATTATAACATCTCCACTTAAGAACATCAACGAACTGTCAAAGCTTGTCATATACACCACGTCACTCAAGAAACAAGGATGTTTCGTAGCATCTCCTCCTTGGAGAATACCTTAACCAAGTATAAAAGAGATGCAATATTGATATAGGTATTATTGTTGCCTGactacaacaataaatttgtaatgtgGGATGAACAGCCGTCTAAGGCGTAAGTGGCTTCTCGGACTCTTGTGGGTCTCAGGGCAATCGGTGAGTCTAAGAGCGTCTTGAGAGTCCAAGAGTGTGAATCTAAGGATGAGAGTCTGAAGATGATGAATGAGTTTGGTGACAAATGAGTCTTATGAGGAATGACATGTTGAGAAAGAGATCGGTTAGGGACGAGGGTGGATGTTCTCACACGGACCCTCTAATGTCTAAGTCAGTCTCTGAGAGTGAAACATGCTTGAGCACAAGAAATGAGTTTGAATATCCAAGTGGGCGTACCTGAGATTGAAGGCGGTCTTCCTATTTAAAGAGGAAGAGGGAGGTGACATGTGGCGTTCCCCCTCATGTTTCTAGGCGGGAATATTCATGGCATCTTGAGAGCATCTTGGGCCGGGCTTTTTTAGAGTTGGACTAGTTGTCAGTTGTTCATCCATTAAGCCCATGGCTTGAAGCATAACTCATTCGGCCATGGGGAGCTTGACTTGCATAACTCATTTGCACAACTCCTTCGCCCAGCTttgcacacacacactctcACTTAATTGTCGGCCACCAACTTCATCCCATGATTccaatttattaattaacttgATTTCTAGGGCCATCACTTAGTTCTATTAAATTATTGATTTCCTTCACTTGCTTCTCACAAGCATGCTTGCTTTTCAGAAATATTGGAATCTAAGTAAAAGAACTCTGGATTTAAAAAGTGTCCAGTCGCATGCAAAGGTTGATGGAGTTGACATTCCCACATTTTATCAATGATTTTAAGCACTTCATCATATTTTGCTTCTCTTTCCTGAAAGGATTTTGCAATGGTTTCCTTAGCTCTATCCATTGCCTCATAAATGTATCCCATTGCTAGTCTCTTTTCACCATCGACCAGGCTAAGGACTCTCACTAAAGGACCAAATACCTTAAGAATGTAAACAATGCTAGTCCAAAATGTGGGCATTAATACGACAACAGTCGCTCTTTTACCCACAACTTTCGTAGCCCATTTGCTTGCTGTCCAGTTCTCTGAGGTGaacatttttctcaaatttgtcTTTTGTTTGTGTATTCTCAAAAGTGTGAGATAAGCAGTTGCAAATCTTGTGACACCAGTTCGCATAAGCTCTCTTTCTGTTGTAAACTTCATCAACATATTCACCACCCCTGgtctaacatatatataagcattaAATTGCATTGCCCTCTTCAATGTCCCACCAACAATAGGCATTTTGCCTATATCTTCTAACATGAAATCAATGCAATGTGCCACACAAGGAGTACGATATAAGTGTTTTCGCTTTGCTTGCAACAATTCCcctaaaaattaagaaaataaattttaaatttaaacattgACTAAATTAAGATTATGAAAATGACTTGAAGATTTTGTAagtaagggtgtgtttgatagcatttagttggaaaGGGAAGCATTTTCCAACttgcatggaaaacaaaaaccatctcccctttagatggaattttccatggaaaagagacaaaaacatgctttaatggttgtgccatggaattcaattccatggaaaatatagtgtgtcaaacaccgaagatagaattcaattccttggatgtgacatttttcatgtattttcCATGCTATCAAACATACCCTAAATTCACAATTGAAGTGTCTTAGCTGGAAGGATATTATTAGATGCATTATCAGTGACAACTTGGACAACATTTCTCTCCTTGATACGCCCCACCAGGCTATTTGGAGAATTGACCAAAAAATTTATGAGAGTTCTCTGTTTCCTATCAGTCCATCCATCAGCCATAATAGAACAACCATATTTTGCCCATTCTTCCTCGGAAGATTTCATCTGTTTTACATCAGCAACTTCCTTATGTAACATAGGACCCCTAACCTCATGGTAACTTGGTGGTTTCATCCCAATACCGAAATGACCAATAGATTCAACCATCACAGCAAAACTAGGATGGTTGACAGCATTGAATGGAATTGCTGCATCATACATCCATTTAGCTATATCTCTACAAGCTTTCTCATGCAATTCCTTTTTACAAACTTCATTCATTGTAGATTGTCTCATCTTCTTCCTATCTTGCAATACTTTCTCCGCACTAGGAGTACTACATCCATTGGCCCTTTTACTTTTGGCTTTTTTGCAGTGGCAGCCTTACTATTGCCCTCTTTTGAACTCCTAATTTTCAGTCCAACAATATCATCTTCATCTACATCATCACCAAAAGCATCCACATCTTCAAACTCTGGAATAGAACTTTTCTCCACACCCATTGCAGcttttttcttcataaattccttgatttcttctttAATATGCGGTGGACATTTTGCATAAGGTTTAGTATTATGGAATCATCCAACAATATGCTCCTTAGCTCTATAAATTCCTccctttgtaatttttttcgcaaaaaatacaaattagatCATTTGTGCTATTTGGCTCGGCAAGACGAACATATTTCCATGCTGGGTCTTTCCAATTTCCAGCAGTGCTACTACTAGAAGACTCCATAAAAGACTGGGAAAAAGCTTTAGTCACAACGCACAAGTCACAGTTTTAGTCACAGCTTCCACGCCTGCAAGACCTTTCAACTTCCGCATCTTCCTGCAAGCCTATACTTCGGATTTTAGATGGCTGTCACTGCAAGCCTATACTTGGTTGGTCGTGGCTGGTGGCTTTCAATTGCAAGTACTCCAGAACTGTGCGCAAAGGGGTCCTGCTTCTTCTTGGTTGGGATCCTATACTCGAACAGCCTGCCGCTTTTCTCTCTTAGCAACAGCGGTGAAACCCTAAGCAAGAATTCTTATGAGGAACTAAGGAAGAGAGGCTTTTAGGGTTTGGCCTGTTTGGGTCTGTCTTTATTGGGCTGGCCTGGTGAAACCTGGCTGGGCCTTTCCATTTGtttttttgttcacttttttttttttttaatataatagaTATGACCCCTGCTGAGGCGCGCGCCTCAATAGATAGACGTGCACCTCTTTAGGGTCACCTCGCCTTGGGGGTCTAATGCACAGGGGCTGGCACCCCTTGCGCCTCAAGCACGCCTTTAATAACAATGGTCCAGTATCAAGGTCTACAAGCAATACACGGTGAAAACTAAATGTTTCTGTTCTGATTGGGAAACGAGAAACAATGAGATGCAGAATTGAATGAAACACACTAAATACCCATGTTTATGTAACTGCCTATCTTCCCATCCATGAGTCCCTTTGATACTGCCACAATAGTAAGGTTTATTGATTGCGGTCACTTGTTTCCTTGTTTCTATCTGGATCGTTTGGATTGGATCTCTAAATGCCCTTTGAGCGGAACTCTTTCtgctgtatatatatttgtatatatgaaCATTCTTTTGCTTAATTATCTTTCACCAGCATATATGTGCATGCGTGAGGATatacataaatgtatatgttacTTTATTGCTTTTTGCTGCATTTATTATGCCTGCTTGACAGTTTGAACTGGAGGTTCATTTCCATGTCAGTCGCAATGCTTGAAAATAAATCAATCTTATCATTTTGTATTCTTATATGTGCTTGCAGGTAGATCAAGGACCGTTTGTGCAGTAAGTTATTTGTACTTAGATTATGCatacttatttatttactcCTCTCTTGATTTATTGTCATTGTCACTCTTTAATTCACCACTTCTACCCTTCTCCATACCTTTACTCTTTGCAGGTTTACAATTTCCTCTGTTGTAGTTTCACACTTTCCCCTCTCTTGTCCACTTACTTTTCCCTGATGCTGCCCCATTCTGTTCTctgtctttctttctctgttttCTGACCAGGCTTATCATATTCTCTCACTTGGTGGAGTAAGTTCCAGTAAAACATTTCAGTCAACTTTTTGTAAAACATTTCAGTTAAGATTGTATTCTTCAAATACAATCTTAACTGGTTTCGGCTTCCATTTGGTTGATGAAATTGGTTCCTTGGATGGCACCCAGTTCCCTTCTTGTTATATTCCTAATTCTTGCCTTAATATTTTGGCCAAAGTTATCTAGGTTTTCTTACCTTAAATTGAGCAATCTGCAACTCTGTTCACTGTGGTCACCATTGACTTGGAGGCTGAATTTATCCTTACTCCCCACTTCAAATTAACCTAATCTTTTACCATTATTTAGGTCTTTAAGTTAGCTAAAAGTCCTCAAGAATTGGTATCTTAATTATGTCATCTGACAACGCTTTGGCTACTGCAAAACAAATGGCTTTCAGCAGCCTCCCAGCAGAGTTGCTGCTTGTTCTCACTTTGCAGACATAGAAACACCATTCCTGATATCTAAAAATGATTCAAAATGAAGTCATTATTTATCTTTACGAGTCTACTTGTTAACCACAAAAATTGGTGTCAGAAATTTTGTCATTTGACGGGTCTATGGGTGGCCAGGAACCAAGAGTTATTATGTTCTGATTGCAGGGCACCTTAAGCTGTCCTGTTCTGGGCTGGCTGCTGGTGTGGTGCCCCCATCCCCACCCATATCCTTTTGGCCCATCTTTCCTAATGTCACGACCTCAAGTGAATTAGGCAgttatgttattatatatttatttagttgttatttaCAATTATGTTTTAGGAGTAATTGggtattatttacaattaatttatagCTATGGAGTAATGGGGAAGTAATGGTGTAGTGATAACTGCTACTGAGTAACTGCCAGATAACTTTATATATGAGGCTATACGTAGTTCCGGGAATCACATCAGAATTATTGGAATATTAGAACTCAGtttctctcttactctcaaatctctcCCTACATTTCTGCCagttttctctattattttgtctgtttctcccACAATTCTtcccatttctctctcaattccaattttatcttCAAAGCAAACATTAGTTAGGACTCCTGACACCTAATTGCCTTGAAAAGGAGTCCTAAATATGGCCACTAAGTTGGCCACAAGTGCATAGCTTTGCCTTTAAAAATCTGGGCTTGACCTAGGTCATTTATCATTTACGGTCCACATGTTTTCTAAAAGTTCATCCCCTAATGTCCTTAGGTCCATTTCTATTCATCTCATGCCCTAAAACCCATCTGCCAAGTACACCTCAATGGCTAAGATGGCCAAAATCATTCTCTTATTTCATGCCAATCAAAATACATCTTTGGCCTTTGTTTGGGAGAGATTTATAATGGAacagaatataaaatattttctccccACATGGGAGAGCAGGGGATGAAGCTAATGGAAAATGTTTCTCCTTGTTCGGAAAAGCAATAAAATAGATTGAACGAAAGaatattaaaaagtaaatgatgttttgtgagcaaaaaataagtaaatgaCATTCTACCCTTTTAATGAAAAGATAGGTGTGATTAAGTTAAGGGTAAATTTGAACTTTAAAAAACTATTAAGGTCAATGTtgtcaaaaaaacaaaagaaagtttctcatttattttcattccagACAAAAAACATAGGGCTTTGGATCCATCTCCATTACTATTATCTCTCCCAAATGAGAATCCTCTTCTATACATTTTCCATTCCATCCCCCCTCCCAAATGCACCATTAGGGTTTAGGGCATTGCATCCATCCTCCTGTGAGCATAACTTTTAACATGTTGTCTTGAGGTTTCTCAATGTTAAGCTAACAGAGGACGCTGGATTTACTGTTGGGTTTGGAGTTCATGCACTCGTTGGCCACCAAAACTGCATCAAGAATCTTCTTGTGCCCAACAAACCACATTTTAGGACTTGGAAGATCACCAATGAAATTAAATCTCTTAGTCCACAGACAAAACCTGAAACAGACATGATTCGGTCATTAAGTTGTCACGTTCCTAGGGTTTTCCTAGGACTGAGAATGGAATTAGGGAATAGATTGGGAGTGAGAGAAtggaaagggagggagaaaccAGGAGGGGGGAGAATTTCAGAAGAATCAAGAGAGAGAAcagaattcaaattcattcattcagTCATAAGCTGCCTAATCTCTACTcgatagcctatttataggctgttgcATCCCTTTCAGTTAGTAACAAACTGGAAGTACAATCCTATAACAGCCTAAGgtacaacaaagaaaattatGCGTAAAAGAACGATAAAAGAACAATTACTCCTAATGCCCTTGGGTTGTGACATAAGTTTTAGGACTTATTATCTTGATTCCAAATTGCTTTGTCGGGATTTCACATAATGTTGCAATAGTTTGATGTCAGCCTGAGATTGTGTGCTTTGAGGCAGAATGATATGTGGAAGGCACACAGGAATTTTTTTCCCCGTGTTTTACCTTGTACAAGCAAATAATTGGTAAGTgtcaaatatttcaaaagcgTATACAAGGTTGTCTTTCCTTAGGCTAACCCAACTCCTTGAATTTTAGGTTGGAGGTGACATTTTCTGCttctaattttttgaaaacaaaaactatagATTTTAGATGTCAAGGAGGCATAACTCCACTTGAGTAACTTTGCACCTGCATGATCTGTCTCGCTTCCTAATGGAGTCATACAAAGATCATGAAGATGCATATAttgttgtcttctttttttttgtttttcccaaggaaattcatgtatcatgttttaTTACTTGCACCTTTTCTTTATCCCTCccaaatatttcattttattggTGGCAAGACGAGGACCATAAGAGATAGAGGAATTGAAGGAGTTTGTAACAAAAGAGGTAGATGTAAGACTAAAGAAATCTTGGTGGGGAATTCTTAGGCATGATACAGGATAAAATAGCTTTAAAGAAGATATGGTCATGAATAGAAATGATTAGAGATTCATATAGTCAACCCCACCTGTTGGAACTAGGGCAtgtgatggtgatggtgattAAGGTTTCCCTAACTCATAAGACTGCAACCACATTTAAGCTTGCTACAAAAAGTCATTTCTTAATGAGAGAGATGGGCACAATAACATTCTGAAAGGTATGCTTATGTTAGCCCTGTAGATATCATTTTGAAAGGTGTGCTTATGTGAAaaataattcattcaaaaaatgGATAGATTAAGAAGGTAAGCCCATAAGAGCAGAGTGGGTGGACAAAATGGAGTCATCTAGAGTGCCATGTGAGCTTTGGATTCTTATTGATGAATGTATATATAGGATACAAGACATGCTATGATATGTGGCACTAGAAGTTAGGCAGTTGAGAAAAGACAATgttcaaaacattgattcagTTGAAAGAATATTGAGATGGATGTTCATTgatagaagagaaaaataaaattgaaaaatgaatctATTTGAGAGTTTAGCACTGCagttattgaagataaaatgacGGGTGCATTTGAGTTGGTTTAGGTTGTGTGGATACAAGGACAGTTTGATGTATATGGAGGATGGTAATTTGAGAAATAGACAAATGCCAAACAGAACATGATTTATGCTAAGAAAGtaaatgattaattaaactTGGTTGTGATAACAATTCCAAATGGAATCAGTTAGAGAACTAGATCCATATATCGTTGCTCTCAGTAATTGGAACAAAGGTTTGTTTTCTTGAGTGGAGTGAGTTATGCTGATGTTTCGGTCAACATCACtgcattaatattattttagttcACATAGTTTCGTTTGTTGCATGTTTGGACTTGATTGCGTCTGTTTATTCTACGCTTCCTGTGCATACCTTACTAAGAAGCTAATAGACCAGTTTAGTTATTGTACATGTTGGCAGGTGCATTACTATTCAAAATACATGCCTGGTAATGTGGTTGGGTTATGATCTGAAGAGTTATTCAgttgatttcatttttttttagtttaccGTCAGTCTTCTGGGTTATTACTTGATACAAACTTGCCGCTGATGTTGAAATTATGACTTCTTATAATTTGGGCCATAGTTCCTGCCTGGGGTTGTCCTTGGGTTTGAATCTTTACACGTGACCTTCATTTTGCAGGCCAGATTATCTATGTAATAATTGTAAACGACCCGGGCATTTCGGGCGAGATTGTCCAAATGTGACTGTGTGCAATAACTGTGGACTTCCGGGGTAAGATGTCCTTTTCATTTCCAAATCATCTTTActtgtctttttctttcataTCCAACCATACACAAGTGCATCACCGAGGTTGATATATTTCTGTTGCATGTGGTGATGCTGTATGAAATCCTAGGGCCAAAAGAATGGGGCTCGGTGGGTAATCAATTAACTAACTATATGAAGAGAATGCCGCAATATctgattattataataatgcTTTTGGTTCCAGCCACATTGCCGCTGAATGCACCTCGACAACCATGTGTTGGAACTGCAAAAACCCAGGTCATCTTGCTAGTCAGTGCAGCAATGATCCAGTCTGCCATATGTGCGGGAAGAAGGGTCACCTGGCTCGTGATTGCATTAACCCAAGTGTGCCGCCTCATGATGCAAGGTTATGCAATAACTGTTACAAGCCTGGACACATTGCTGTTGATTGTACCAATGAGAAGGCCTGCAACAACTGCCGTAAACCGGGGCACCTGGCACGTGATTGTACCAGCGACCCTGTTTGCAACATCTGCAATATATCTGGTCATGTGGCCCGTGAATGCCCCAAGTCGAACCAGCCACATCCAGAAATGGTAGGGGGTGCTTTCCTGGACATAATTTGCCACAATTGTGGTCATCCCGGTCATATCAGTCGCGACTGTGTCTCGATTGTGATCTGCACCAACTGTGGTGGGAGAGGACATCAAGCATATCAATGCCCTTCTCTTCCATTGCCCTATCATCGCGGCGGTGGCCTCCGTAGGTTATGAAGACTGGTTTTGTAGGATTTTTGTGGTAGGGACTTAACTATTTTAAGCTTCTGATGTGGTTGGTTGGaaacaaaatggtgttggaTTTGTATTTGAAATGGTTGGAGGCAAACATAGGCACACTCCCTTTTCCAAACTGGTGTAGCATTGATTGTTGTGAACG
It contains:
- the LOC127797393 gene encoding uncharacterized protein LOC127797393, with the translated sequence MSPDRSRSPARAKRFRSSERASYRDAPYHKERPRYRPDYLCNNCKRPGHFGRDCPNVTVCNNCGLPGHIAAECTSTTMCWNCKNPGHLASQCSNDPVCHMCGKKGHLARDCINPSVPPHDARLCNNCYKPGHIAVDCTNEKACNNCRKPGHLARDCTSDPVCNICNISGHVARECPKSNQPHPEMVGGAFLDIICHNCGHPGHISRDCVSIVICTNCGGRGHQAYQCPSLPLPYHRGGGLRRL